The following are from one region of the Sciurus carolinensis chromosome 5, mSciCar1.2, whole genome shotgun sequence genome:
- the LOC124985574 gene encoding collagen alpha-1(I) chain-like: protein MNEGEQGGRGPEGGLTPPFIFRFTWVRGRREGEPGRGGRGEKSEKCPPSLANSEATSAPSSRRGGGRCKALPVTLHEGRAERESPCPRHPRRRCRRRAPSSVSLKPPLPARPAPLGPPPAPRGSFQTPWARGGCSGRKRWPRLGPGRRGCERGGGGAPSTVSPATRRWRAHRDAGSSRSTAGARRRQWQREPRDRSITGSHGARAFSSLRAGASARHSSSGRKGPAPEPPRRAAGRARERTVRASLVLFSAAGSSPRCSRGRAGGGRGWRRRLLSRRRWWPDGLVQRLQPTPFKGTRDG from the exons ATGAACGAGGGTGAACAGGGCGGCCGGGGACCCGAAGGGGG TCTCACACCCCCCTTTATATTCCGCTTCACGTGGGTgcggggcaggagggagggggagccCGGGAGGGGAGGGCGGGGGGAGAAAAGCGAGAAATGCCCACCTTCTTTGGCCAACTCCGAAGCCACCTCAGCCCCCTCCTCCCGCCGCGGCGGCGGCCGCTGCAAAGCCCTCCCGGTCACTCTGCACGAAGGCAGAGCGGAGCGAGAGTCGCCTTGCCCTCGCCACCCCCGGCGCCGCTGCCGCCGGCGAGCCCCGAGCTCAGTGTCGCTCAAACCTCCCCTGCCAGCCCGGCCGGCCCCGCTCGGCCCACCCCCCGCGCCCCGCGGATCCTTTCAAACCCCCTGGGCTCGCGGCGGCTGCTCCGGGAGGAAACGCTGGCCGCGGCTGGGGCCGGGGCGGCGCGGCTGTGAgcggggcggcggcggggcgCCCAGTACGGTGAGCCCAGCAACGAGGCGCTGGCGGGCGCACAGAGACGCCGGGTCCTCGCGGAGCACGGCCGGGGCGCGGCGGCGGCAGTGGCAGCGGGAGCCCAGGGACCGCTCCATCACTGGCAGCCATGGAGCCCGAGCATTTTCCTCCCTCAGGGCAGGCGCCTCAGCTCGGCACTCGTCCTCGGGGAGGAAGGGGCCGGCGCCCGAGCCTCCCCGGAGGGCGGCGGGACGTGCGCGGGAGCGGACGGTGCGAGCCTCTCTCGTCCTCTTCTCCGCGGCCGGCTCGTCACCCCGCTGCTCCCGCGGCCGAGCGGGAGGGGGCCGCGGGTGGCGGCGGCGGCTCCTTTCTCGGCGGCGTTGGTGGCCAGACGGGCTGGTGCAGCGACTGCAGCCGACGCCGTTCAAAGGAACGAGAG ATGGATGA